Proteins encoded in a region of the Devosia sp. RR2S18 genome:
- a CDS encoding DUF2852 domain-containing protein, which produces MTTAIVKPQWSPLTIALMVVGFIVFWPVGLAVLGYILWGEKFGGSAEKAQGYWNKGMSWCTSGKHRRNGFGQSYGFTSSGNAAFDEYRSEQLRRLEEERARLDAEIDAFHEYMANLNKAKDREEFDRFMNERRGNRQGYGDQNNNDQNNGWSNNG; this is translated from the coding sequence ATGACCACAGCAATCGTCAAACCACAATGGTCGCCTTTGACCATCGCCCTCATGGTCGTGGGCTTTATCGTCTTCTGGCCCGTCGGGCTGGCAGTTCTTGGCTACATCCTTTGGGGTGAAAAGTTCGGCGGTTCCGCCGAAAAGGCCCAGGGCTACTGGAACAAGGGCATGTCCTGGTGCACCTCCGGCAAGCACCGTCGCAACGGCTTTGGCCAGAGCTATGGCTTCACCTCGAGCGGCAATGCCGCCTTCGACGAGTACCGTAGCGAACAGCTGCGTCGCCTCGAAGAGGAACGCGCTCGTCTCGACGCCGAGATCGACGCTTTCCACGAATACATGGCCAACCTCAACAAGGCCAAGGATCGTGAAGAGTTCGACCGCTTCATGAATGAGCGTCGCGGCAATCGCCAAGGCTATGGCGACCAGAACAACAACGACCAGAACAATGGTTGGAGCAATAACGGCTAG
- a CDS encoding ActR/PrrA/RegA family redox response regulator transcription factor, whose product MSTIEDLLATDPSLLLVDDDAAFLQRLERAMARRGFDVRIAGSVADGLAAVGEKPPAYAVVDLRLEDGNGLEVVSALHQKRPDARAVVLTGYGNIATAVTAVKLGAIDYLSKPADADDVINALLATGEDKPEPPENPMSADRVRWEHIQRVYELCDRNVSETARRLNMHRRTLQRILAKRAPR is encoded by the coding sequence ATGAGCACGATCGAAGATCTTCTGGCCACCGACCCGAGCCTGCTACTCGTCGACGACGACGCAGCCTTTTTGCAGCGCCTCGAGCGCGCCATGGCGCGGCGCGGCTTCGATGTGCGGATTGCCGGTTCCGTGGCGGATGGCCTGGCCGCGGTGGGCGAAAAGCCGCCGGCTTACGCCGTGGTCGACCTGCGGCTCGAGGATGGCAATGGCCTTGAGGTGGTCTCGGCCCTGCACCAGAAGCGGCCAGATGCCCGCGCCGTGGTGTTGACCGGCTATGGCAATATCGCGACGGCGGTGACTGCGGTGAAGCTGGGCGCCATCGACTATCTCTCCAAGCCCGCCGACGCCGACGACGTCATCAACGCCCTGCTCGCCACCGGGGAGGACAAGCCGGAGCCGCCCGAGAACCCGATGTCGGCCGACCGGGTACGGTGGGAGCATATCCAGCGCGTCTATGAGCTTTGCGACCGCAATGTCTCGGAAACGGCGCGGCGCCTCAACATGCACCGGCGCACTCTGCAGCGTATTCTCGCCAAGCGCGCGCCGCGCTAG
- a CDS encoding MFS transporter produces the protein MTAPVAPIRWRIIALFFVHALAAGAIHTRIPDIQLQVGLSEAELGLVLMGQSLGALTMFFFSSFIIERFGPRAIILGLLPMMAISAALVTVLLHPVAMFVLLAVNGIGFSVTNIAMNVEADRIEASTGTRVMNTCHGAWSVGFLLTSLLGAALRGAHVPPAVHLWALAPLIIVLVVAVVAPMPPSAERAHSGENKRKLAWPTWATLGLVAFGLGAGLTEGATRAWSIIFLRDSFDAPTWMESMALPALLVTMAAGRLVADRWIDRFGPVRVARVLSALAVGGMLLVVLAPHYLLALAGFALVGLGICVLYPLMLSAAARLGDRPASENVAATTLIVQLAGLAAPALIGAVAEGYGVRIGLATLLPLLVLTWAMSGRLRSREEG, from the coding sequence GTGACCGCTCCTGTCGCCCCGATCCGCTGGCGCATCATCGCGCTGTTTTTCGTGCACGCGCTGGCCGCCGGCGCCATCCACACGCGTATTCCCGATATCCAGCTGCAGGTGGGGTTGAGCGAAGCCGAGCTCGGCCTGGTTCTGATGGGGCAATCCCTCGGCGCGCTGACCATGTTCTTCTTTTCAAGCTTCATTATCGAGCGCTTCGGCCCGCGCGCCATCATCCTGGGGCTCCTGCCCATGATGGCAATCAGCGCGGCGCTGGTGACCGTGCTGCTGCACCCGGTGGCCATGTTTGTGCTGCTCGCGGTCAATGGCATCGGGTTTTCGGTCACCAATATTGCCATGAACGTGGAAGCCGATCGGATCGAGGCGAGTACCGGCACCCGGGTGATGAACACCTGTCATGGGGCCTGGAGCGTGGGCTTTCTACTGACCTCGCTCCTGGGTGCAGCCTTGCGCGGCGCGCATGTGCCGCCTGCCGTGCATCTTTGGGCGCTGGCGCCATTGATCATTGTCCTGGTGGTTGCCGTGGTCGCGCCCATGCCCCCTTCTGCTGAGCGCGCCCATAGCGGGGAGAACAAGCGCAAGCTTGCCTGGCCCACCTGGGCAACGTTGGGGCTGGTGGCCTTTGGCTTGGGCGCAGGACTGACCGAGGGCGCCACCCGTGCCTGGTCGATCATTTTCTTGCGCGACAGCTTCGACGCGCCCACCTGGATGGAGTCCATGGCTTTGCCGGCGCTGTTGGTCACCATGGCGGCGGGCCGGCTGGTTGCCGACCGCTGGATCGACCGGTTCGGCCCGGTACGCGTCGCGCGCGTTCTCTCCGCCCTGGCGGTGGGCGGCATGCTGCTGGTGGTGCTGGCGCCCCACTATCTGCTGGCGCTTGCGGGATTTGCCTTGGTTGGGCTGGGGATCTGCGTGCTTTACCCGCTCATGCTGTCGGCCGCAGCCCGGCTGGGCGACCGACCGGCTTCGGAGAACGTCGCGGCCACGACGCTGATCGTGCAACTGGCGGGGCTGGCCGCGCCAGCGCTGATCGGGGCGGTGGCCGAGGGCTATGGCGTGCGCATAGGCCTTGCGACATTGCTGCCGCTGCTGGTGCTGACCTGGGCAATGAGCGGGCGCTTGCGCAGCCGCGAAGAAGGCTAG
- a CDS encoding MmcB family DNA repair protein yields MADLPPISDGRQSATALRVQRGVMRLLRETYDFACFAEVPLPHGRRADVLGVGPKGEIWIVEIKSSLIDFQTDKKWHLYRDYSDRFFFAKPPELDGAIFPQSEGLIVADGHDGAVLRDSPDTPLTGARRKALMLKLARLGADRIHALMDPGPQ; encoded by the coding sequence ATGGCCGATCTGCCCCCCATCAGCGACGGCCGGCAATCGGCCACTGCGCTTCGGGTGCAGCGGGGAGTTATGCGCCTCCTGCGGGAAACCTATGATTTCGCCTGCTTTGCCGAAGTGCCGCTGCCCCATGGCCGCCGCGCCGATGTGCTGGGGGTCGGGCCCAAGGGCGAGATCTGGATCGTCGAGATCAAGTCGAGCCTCATCGATTTCCAGACCGACAAGAAGTGGCACCTTTACCGCGACTATTCCGACCGCTTCTTTTTCGCCAAGCCACCCGAACTGGACGGCGCGATCTTCCCCCAGAGCGAGGGGCTGATCGTCGCCGATGGGCATGATGGAGCGGTGCTCCGCGATAGCCCCGATACGCCGTTGACGGGTGCGCGCCGCAAAGCCTTAATGCTCAAGCTCGCCCGGCTCGGCGCGGACCGTATCCATGCGTTGATGGACCCCGGGCCGCAGTGA
- a CDS encoding MFS transporter, translating into MRFGLDLPPQFRVYAAFFLYSFCMGNLFPRLPAIQEAMGVAEGALGLALIGSAVGTLISLTFAGPLVDRIGHRRTLLTAIPLLSVTYAIAVTAQGPVAFFLLLVPVGLIIGALEIIINLEADRTEHALGRRIMNRAHAFWSFGFFSAGLFGAVVAQLGVSPQLHLFSVVPLVTIGSFVILGKFQPAEHRTGGSVDPGPRFARPSGPIMVLVAVTLSAMILEGAGGDWSAIYMRDVFAVEPFLAGLAVALGAGAQAVTRFFADSFVERFSPVLVARTLLSVLGLGALVVFFSQMPWLSLLGFALMGVGTSAIFPLAMSAAAQRTDRPAAVNVAALAQISFVAFLVGPPLLGFIAEHFGIRWAFGVGIPLVALSLVTAGALGSRPIKDAVPA; encoded by the coding sequence ATGAGATTCGGCTTGGATCTGCCGCCCCAGTTCAGGGTCTATGCGGCGTTCTTTCTCTATTCCTTCTGCATGGGCAATCTGTTCCCGCGTCTGCCCGCGATTCAGGAGGCCATGGGTGTTGCCGAAGGGGCGCTAGGCCTGGCGCTGATCGGCTCGGCAGTGGGAACGCTGATCTCATTGACCTTTGCCGGTCCGCTGGTGGATCGGATCGGGCATCGCCGCACCCTGCTCACGGCCATCCCGCTCCTGTCGGTGACCTATGCCATAGCCGTCACGGCACAGGGGCCGGTGGCCTTCTTCCTGCTGCTTGTGCCGGTCGGGCTGATTATCGGGGCGCTTGAGATCATCATCAATCTCGAGGCGGATCGCACCGAGCACGCGCTGGGGCGGCGCATCATGAACCGTGCGCATGCGTTCTGGAGCTTCGGCTTTTTCTCGGCGGGCCTGTTCGGCGCCGTGGTGGCGCAACTGGGCGTCTCGCCCCAACTGCATCTTTTTTCGGTGGTGCCGCTGGTCACAATCGGTAGTTTCGTGATTCTGGGCAAGTTCCAGCCAGCCGAGCATCGCACGGGCGGCAGTGTCGATCCCGGTCCGCGCTTTGCCCGGCCCAGCGGTCCGATCATGGTGCTGGTCGCCGTGACGCTCTCGGCCATGATCCTTGAAGGGGCCGGCGGCGACTGGTCGGCAATCTATATGCGCGACGTGTTCGCGGTGGAGCCGTTCCTCGCCGGTCTGGCCGTGGCGCTGGGCGCCGGTGCGCAGGCCGTCACCCGTTTCTTCGCCGATAGCTTCGTCGAACGCTTCAGCCCGGTCCTCGTCGCCCGGACCCTCCTTTCGGTGCTGGGGCTGGGCGCCCTGGTCGTCTTCTTCTCGCAGATGCCATGGCTGTCGCTGCTCGGCTTTGCGCTAATGGGCGTGGGCACCAGTGCCATCTTCCCGCTGGCCATGTCGGCCGCTGCCCAACGCACCGACCGCCCCGCAGCCGTCAACGTGGCGGCGCTGGCGCAGATCTCCTTTGTCGCCTTCCTCGTCGGGCCGCCGCTCCTGGGCTTCATCGCCGAGCATTTCGGCATCCGCTGGGCCTTCGGCGTGGGTATTCCGCTGGTGGCGCTGAGCCTGGTGACTGCCGGCGCCCTGGGCTCGCGCCCGATCAAGGATGCGGTGCCGGCATGA
- a CDS encoding MFS transporter: protein MKVAPQHRLYACFFFFALITGAFMSRLPDTQEVLGVSEGQLGLTMLGMSIGSLISLTFASPLIERFGARTTAFLGVLGPALMLALVPVFGTAPAMFGLLFVAGLMSGALEINLNVQIDRLEMQQGKRFMNRAHGFWSVGFFVTALAGAMVRQSGLTATMHMALVALVVFVVGGWLISGIKDAPAPARSPDVAQHRIAFPTLGLLPLCVIGFAAFLVEGAGIDWSAIYMRDVFAVEPFVGGLGLTLFAFFMAVMRLSADPIVTRYGPRAVAVVLLSIASFGALLVGLAPLPWLALLGFALMGAGCSAVYPIAVSAAAQRTDRPASVNVAAMGQVSFAVFFLAPPLLGFVAEYLGIRNSYLICLPILLAGLVASAFALGSRKAPPAAPVNVVPAE from the coding sequence ATGAAAGTCGCGCCGCAACATCGTCTCTATGCGTGCTTCTTTTTCTTTGCGCTGATCACCGGCGCCTTCATGTCGCGCCTGCCCGACACCCAGGAAGTCCTGGGTGTCAGCGAAGGCCAGTTGGGCCTCACCATGCTGGGTATGTCCATCGGCTCGCTGATTTCACTCACCTTCGCCTCGCCCCTGATCGAGCGGTTCGGTGCGCGCACTACTGCCTTCCTCGGTGTTCTAGGCCCCGCCCTCATGCTTGCCCTGGTGCCGGTCTTTGGCACCGCGCCGGCCATGTTCGGGCTGCTCTTTGTGGCGGGCCTCATGTCGGGCGCGCTCGAGATCAACCTCAACGTCCAGATCGACCGGCTCGAGATGCAGCAGGGTAAGCGTTTCATGAACCGCGCCCATGGCTTCTGGAGCGTGGGCTTTTTCGTAACGGCGCTGGCAGGCGCCATGGTCCGCCAATCCGGTCTGACGGCAACCATGCACATGGCGCTGGTTGCCCTTGTGGTGTTCGTGGTCGGCGGCTGGTTGATCTCTGGCATAAAGGATGCCCCGGCACCTGCTCGCAGCCCCGATGTTGCGCAACACCGCATCGCCTTTCCCACGCTAGGCCTCCTGCCGCTTTGCGTGATCGGCTTTGCTGCCTTTCTCGTCGAAGGCGCGGGGATCGACTGGTCAGCCATCTATATGCGCGACGTTTTCGCGGTAGAACCTTTTGTCGGCGGATTGGGGCTGACGCTCTTTGCCTTCTTTATGGCCGTGATGCGCCTGTCGGCTGATCCCATCGTCACCCGCTATGGGCCGCGCGCGGTCGCAGTGGTGCTGCTGTCGATCGCCAGTTTCGGTGCTCTTCTTGTTGGCCTTGCGCCTCTGCCCTGGCTGGCCCTTCTAGGCTTTGCGCTGATGGGCGCGGGATGCTCGGCGGTTTACCCCATCGCAGTATCGGCGGCCGCGCAGCGCACCGATCGACCGGCCTCGGTGAATGTTGCGGCGATGGGCCAGGTGAGCTTTGCCGTCTTTTTCCTGGCGCCACCCCTTCTGGGCTTCGTTGCCGAGTATCTGGGCATCCGCAACTCCTACCTGATCTGTCTGCCCATTCTCTTGGCCGGTCTGGTTGCCAGCGCCTTTGCCCTGGGCAGCCGCAAGGCTCCGCCGGCGGCACCAGTCAACGTTGTACCTGCCGAATAA
- a CDS encoding ActS/PrrB/RegB family redox-sensitive histidine kinase, whose amino-acid sequence MTTSQATGLSLPSTWRPLRLETLVLIRWLAVAGQAIGVLFVAFGLGFPLPLVECYVLIGASAAFNLWLVWRYGAAHRPSSAFAASQVTFDLIQLAGLLALTGGLQNPFAILLLAPVSVSASTLPQRSAFLIAFLAAVLASALAVWHLPLPWLPGEVLVFNRIYVIGIWVSIICGVVFIAAYTSRVAHDARQIADALAATELALSRKEQLSALDGLAAAAAHELGTPLSTIALAAKEMRADAPAGSDLADDVELIIAQAARCRAILSKLRNLGSDGSDPFAEVPLTDLLAEVARPHESRGKAILFYNEQATGAAPVFHRSVGLLYGLGNLIENATDFARETVQIEASWDRERISVAITDDGPGFAPELMARLGEPYLTSRPRDAQGSDAHNSGGLGLGIFIAKTLLERTGARLSFQNIDAAGHAQVQIVWPRVAIEMT is encoded by the coding sequence ATGACGACTAGCCAGGCCACTGGCCTTTCCCTGCCCTCCACTTGGCGGCCATTGCGGCTCGAAACCTTGGTGCTGATCCGCTGGCTCGCTGTCGCGGGGCAGGCCATCGGCGTGCTCTTTGTCGCCTTCGGCCTTGGCTTTCCGCTGCCCCTGGTGGAGTGCTATGTGCTCATCGGGGCCTCCGCGGCATTCAATCTCTGGCTGGTGTGGCGCTATGGCGCCGCCCATCGGCCATCGTCGGCCTTTGCCGCCAGCCAGGTCACGTTCGACCTGATCCAACTGGCAGGGCTCCTGGCCCTGACGGGGGGCCTGCAAAACCCCTTTGCCATCCTCCTATTGGCCCCCGTCTCCGTATCGGCCAGCACGCTGCCGCAGCGCTCGGCCTTCCTGATTGCCTTCCTTGCGGCCGTCTTAGCCTCCGCCCTGGCCGTGTGGCACCTGCCCTTGCCCTGGCTGCCCGGCGAGGTGCTGGTCTTTAACCGCATCTATGTAATCGGCATCTGGGTCTCGATTATTTGCGGCGTAGTGTTCATCGCCGCCTATACCAGCCGGGTGGCCCATGATGCCCGCCAGATCGCCGACGCCCTGGCAGCCACTGAACTGGCCCTGTCGCGCAAAGAACAATTGTCAGCTCTTGATGGCCTCGCAGCCGCGGCAGCCCATGAACTGGGCACGCCTCTCTCCACCATTGCACTAGCCGCCAAGGAAATGCGCGCCGACGCCCCGGCGGGGAGCGATCTGGCCGATGATGTGGAACTCATCATCGCGCAGGCGGCGCGGTGCCGGGCTATCCTCTCCAAATTGCGCAATTTGGGCAGCGATGGCAGCGACCCCTTCGCCGAAGTGCCGCTGACCGATCTACTAGCCGAGGTGGCGCGGCCGCATGAAAGCAGGGGCAAGGCCATTCTGTTCTACAACGAACAGGCGACCGGCGCCGCACCGGTGTTCCACCGCAGTGTCGGTCTGCTCTACGGGCTAGGAAATCTCATCGAGAATGCCACCGATTTCGCGCGCGAGACCGTGCAGATCGAGGCAAGCTGGGATCGCGAGCGGATCTCCGTCGCCATCACCGATGACGGGCCGGGCTTTGCTCCCGAGCTGATGGCGCGGCTGGGCGAACCCTATCTCACCAGTCGACCACGCGACGCACAAGGATCGGACGCCCACAATTCGGGCGGTCTGGGCCTGGGAATCTTCATCGCCAAGACCCTTCTCGAACGCACTGGGGCGCGCCTCTCCTTCCAGAATATCGACGCTGCAGGGCACGCACAGGTCCAGATCGTCTGGCCCCGCGTAGCTATCGAGATGACGTGA